The following are encoded together in the Blautia obeum ATCC 29174 genome:
- a CDS encoding hemolysin family protein has translation MDDGSRLPRRGPAKVIDWIQGLFFRVFHFFKGEQEDSVTEKEIISMVDEAHEKGVLQKDEAEMIQNIFAFEDKEVGVVMTHRSSVAAFAMDDLLKDVVNHMMEEENSRYPVCGEDMDDIRGLIHYKDALKFFTQNPWAKFKPLKELPGLIRKATFVPETRHIGQLFRTMQARQVHMAVVVDEYGQTAGIVTMEDLIEEIVGDIFDEYDESRDTFRTQVDNSIIIDGLASLDDVEQELDIEFGDVEMETLNGYLTELLGHIPSREDLDKEIVANGYRFKILSLGNRTIGRVRAEKINDKETKGESEKCQDIQNSQT, from the coding sequence ATGGACGATGGCAGTCGATTGCCCCGCAGGGGGCCGGCGAAGGTTATAGACTGGATCCAGGGCCTTTTTTTCAGAGTTTTTCATTTCTTTAAAGGGGAACAGGAAGATTCTGTTACGGAAAAAGAAATCATCTCTATGGTGGATGAGGCACATGAGAAAGGTGTCCTCCAGAAAGATGAAGCAGAGATGATCCAGAATATTTTTGCTTTTGAAGATAAAGAAGTGGGTGTGGTTATGACTCACAGAAGCAGTGTGGCTGCTTTTGCGATGGATGATCTGCTCAAGGATGTTGTGAATCATATGATGGAAGAGGAAAATTCCCGATATCCGGTCTGCGGGGAAGATATGGATGATATCCGGGGACTGATCCATTACAAAGATGCACTGAAATTCTTTACACAGAATCCATGGGCGAAGTTCAAACCACTGAAAGAGCTTCCGGGGCTTATCAGGAAAGCGACTTTTGTTCCTGAGACCAGACATATCGGACAGCTTTTCCGTACCATGCAGGCCAGACAGGTACATATGGCAGTTGTCGTGGATGAGTATGGTCAGACGGCAGGAATCGTAACGATGGAAGACCTCATTGAGGAAATCGTCGGGGATATTTTTGATGAATACGATGAGAGCAGGGATACATTTCGGACACAGGTAGATAACAGTATCATTATTGATGGACTTGCCAGTCTGGATGATGTGGAGCAGGAACTGGATATTGAATTCGGTGATGTAGAAATGGAAACGCTGAACGGTTATCTGACAGAGCTTCTGGGACATATTCCGTCCAGGGAGGATCTGGACAAAGAAATTGTTGCAAACGGCTACAGATTTAAGATTCTTTCACTTGGAAACAGAACCATCGGAAGAGTAAGAGCCGAAAAAATAAATGACAAAGAAACAAAAGGAGAGAGTGAAAAATGTCAGGACATTCAAAATTCGCAAACATAA
- a CDS encoding type II toxin-antitoxin system PemK/MazF family toxin, giving the protein MEILIPEKKESECDCVVIKRGDIFYADLRPVVGSEQGGVRPVLIIQNDVGNRHSPTVICAAITSKMNKAKLPTHIEIDASSYGIEKDSVILLEQLRTIDKKRLKDKVCHLDQTMLDRVNHALEISLELTF; this is encoded by the coding sequence ATGGAAATACTAATTCCAGAGAAAAAAGAATCGGAGTGTGATTGTGTGGTAATTAAAAGAGGGGATATTTTTTATGCAGATTTAAGGCCGGTAGTTGGGAGTGAACAGGGTGGTGTCCGCCCGGTTCTGATCATTCAGAATGATGTGGGCAACCGACACAGTCCCACGGTCATCTGTGCTGCGATTACTTCTAAGATGAATAAGGCAAAGCTGCCGACGCATATTGAGATCGATGCTTCTTCTTATGGAATTGAGAAGGACTCGGTGATCTTGTTGGAACAGCTGCGTACGATCGATAAAAAAAGGCTGAAGGATAAGGTATGCCATCTTGACCAGACAATGCTGGATCGAGTGAATCATGCCCTTGAAATCAGCCTTGAACTTACTTTTTAG
- the alr gene encoding alanine racemase encodes MKKFERVKAVVSLDAIAHNFEEMKKNIADGTRIVAVIKADGYGHGAEAISRLIEDYEYIWGFATATAEEAIQLKDAGIEKPVLILGLVFEEYFQELIRKDVRLTVCEYDVAKILSDEAVRQGRQVHIHIALDTGMSRIGFADKPESVEEIKKIAALPNVEIEGMFTHFARADETDKAPAVEQLKRYLTFADLLEKAGVQIPLKHCSNSAGIIRMPEANLNLVRAGITIYGIYPSDEVERDIVKLKPAMELKSHVAYVKDLPAGTAISYGGTFASENDLRVATIPVGYADGYPRTLSNKGWVLIHGQKAPILGRVCMDQFMVDVTHIPDVKHGDEVTLIGRDGDEFISIETFGDMSGRFSYEFACDISKRVPRVYIKDGRE; translated from the coding sequence ATGAAAAAATTTGAGAGAGTTAAAGCAGTAGTATCACTGGATGCCATTGCTCATAACTTTGAGGAAATGAAGAAAAACATTGCAGATGGTACCAGGATCGTAGCTGTTATCAAGGCCGATGGTTATGGACATGGTGCAGAAGCGATTTCGCGTCTTATAGAAGACTATGAGTACATCTGGGGATTTGCGACCGCGACAGCAGAGGAAGCGATTCAGTTGAAAGATGCCGGGATTGAGAAACCGGTATTGATTCTCGGACTTGTTTTTGAAGAGTATTTCCAGGAACTGATCAGAAAAGATGTGCGCCTGACGGTCTGTGAGTATGATGTGGCAAAAATCCTTTCTGATGAGGCAGTCCGCCAGGGCAGACAGGTGCATATCCACATTGCACTGGATACCGGAATGAGCCGTATTGGATTTGCAGATAAGCCGGAAAGCGTTGAGGAGATCAAAAAGATCGCCGCACTTCCAAATGTTGAGATTGAAGGTATGTTTACACACTTCGCGCGGGCAGATGAGACGGATAAAGCTCCGGCAGTAGAACAGCTGAAACGTTATCTTACGTTTGCTGACCTTCTGGAAAAGGCGGGAGTACAGATTCCGCTGAAGCATTGCTCGAACAGTGCGGGAATCATTCGTATGCCAGAGGCAAACCTGAACCTGGTCCGTGCGGGAATTACGATCTATGGTATTTATCCGTCCGATGAAGTGGAGAGGGACATTGTGAAACTGAAGCCGGCGATGGAGCTGAAGAGTCATGTGGCTTATGTGAAGGATCTTCCGGCAGGAACGGCGATCAGTTATGGCGGAACATTTGCTTCCGAAAACGATCTTCGTGTTGCAACGATTCCGGTTGGCTATGCGGATGGGTATCCGAGAACTCTGTCTAATAAAGGATGGGTTCTGATACATGGACAGAAAGCACCGATCCTTGGCAGAGTCTGTATGGACCAGTTCATGGTGGATGTTACACATATTCCGGATGTGAAACATGGAGATGAGGTAACATTGATCGGCAGGGACGGAGACGAATTTATCAGCATTGAGACTTTCGGCGATATGTCCGGCAGATTTTCTTATGAATTTGCCTGCGATATCAGTAAACGTGTCCCGAGAGTCTATATAAAAGACGGCAGAGAATAG